CCCATGTTGCGGGCATCGTTGGTGCAGAAACCAACAACAGTACCGGAATTGCGGGTACAACTTGGGAATGAAAAATACTAGTCATTCAAACTAACCAGGATAATGGTTTTTATACCCTTTCTGCATTTCAAAACAGCGTAATATATGCTTCTGATTATGCTGTTTCAACGGGTAAACGGGTGGTGATTAATTTCAGCTCTGGTGGTGGAGCCGTCTCAAGGTTATATTGATGCAATAAACTACGCGGCAGCTAGGAATGTGCTTATTGTTTCGCCTTCAGGTAATATGAAAGACCATCCCCAACATGGTAATCAATATAATTATGTTTTTTACCCTGCTGCATACTCAGCCACTTATAATAATGTTATTGCCGTTGGTGGTACAGATCAAAACGATGGGAGTTCAAGTTTCGCAAGTATAGGAAGCGAATTAAATTTAGTTGCACCAGCTGGTTATAACAGAATCGCAGGAGATGTCCGGAATATCTATTCCACCATGCCGAATTATCAAGTTGCAATGAATGGATTTCCTTAGTATTTATCACAGAATTATGACTATGCTTCAGGTACTTCTATGGCGGCTCCCCATGTTTCTGCTGTTGCTGCTTTAATGCTCTCGGTCAACCCATCTCTCACACCGGCTCAAGTTCGCACCATCCTGCAAAACACAGCCGATTGGAAACCGCACATGAATTCCAACGAATACGGTCACGGCCGCCTCAACGCCTATTCCGCGGTCAAGCATGCTTTACCGCTGCAGTTAGAAGATCACACCTTCACCTCATTTTCTTATCCGCCGGCAGTTACCCTGACCGGGTCGGCCCATATATTTGGTAGCAGTACAGCTGAATCCGGGCTAACAATAACCATACCTACCGGTAAGGTGGCCGTACTCGACGGCAGCCTTAGCCGCACCGGCAGCAACCATGCCACTATGGTAATAGAAGGCACCCTAATTATGGATGAAGACGCGGTTTTGGATGGTTTTACGATAGAAATAGGGGAGCAGGGTTTTTTACTAATGCGCGATAATACCGCTATCAACGGACAGGGTGGATCACTTGCAGGATAATTTAGAATGAAGAATGCAAAAATTAAGGATGAGATACACAGCGTCATGAAAAGTTGAGTGTAAATTCGTGCACAGCCGCCGAACTAAAACAAAGACGAATTGGCTATGTATTGCGGGTTGAGAATTCCCGATAGAATGTACCCCCACAGAAATCCGGCAACCGGTGTTAACCAACACAAAGATTTACATTTGGGGAGGGGCATAACGGTTGAATTTTACAATTAACACCCCTTTATTAAATATGTTAATTTGTATGAAGAGGCCGGTTCAGGTTTTCCGGCTGTAAAGGCTTTGCCGGGCAAACGCGGCTTTTTAATCTGCAAACAGCCCCCTGAAGCTTAAATTGCCTGATTCAGGTAATTCGGAATTGTCATCTGCTTACTCACACTTAATTTTATCCCCACTCCTGCCTTACCGCTTAATTGAGAGAATCTGCCGGACAGACAGTTTTTAGGGTTACCGTTTTTTTTGAAACAACATCACAGGTCTTTTCCGGCTATAATAAATCTACACTCCCGGAACTGTTAATGCATGTATATCTTACATCATGGCTTTCAAAGCCCTAAACAGCACGCCGCTTTATCATAACTACGTGTAAATTTTCATTTTCCTGCAACAAAATGAAGAAACACAGACTAACATCTATTTTTGGATTCCAAATTCATAAAATCATTTAAAATCAACTAAATGCGAAAATTTCAATTAGCATCTTTATGCGTTTTGCCACTTTTTCTTGCAGGGTGCGGGATATTTGGTTCAGACAATAGCCGGGCAATTCCTTCAGATCCGGATTTTGTCTGCACAAACTCTGAACCCGGAACCTGGAGTTACCTGGGCATACCGGGAGAAATGATTTTATCGATAGCCATTAATCCGCATAATGCCGGCCATATTCTGGTTGGAACCTCCGGCAGCTTTAGCGACGGCTCGCAGGGTAAAATATTTATGAGTACCGATTGCGGGGAAAACTGGGAGCAAGTTTGGGAAGGCGGTAATATTCTGGAAATACATTTTAATCCAAAATCCCCCAATGAGGTCTTCGCGAACCCCCACGGTATGATTCACAGCACCGACTGGGGCCGAAGCTGGTCGGATCGCAGTAACGGCCTCACCGAATTTTTGTCGTTTACCTCCGCTGTGACCACCTTCGCCATTGATCATGAACAACCAAACAGACTTTATGCGGGCACACAAGATCTTGGAGGGGGGTTGGTTTTTTACACGGATAATGCTGGAGGTAATTGGCAGTTAATTCCCGCTCACCAGCAGGAGGGCCCTGGCGTAGATCTTTCAAAAAGCGCTGTATTGTTTATTCATACCGACCCGGTAAATCCTGGCCATGTATATGTAGGTAATGGCCCCATCATGCGCAGCACCGACCGCGGAGAATCCTGGGAAATGCTGCGTGAAACTGACCCCAACGTAATACAAACGATGGCCTTCAGCGCCGATCATTCAAAAATTTTTGCCATGAACACCTGGCGGGGGTTTTATGAATTCAATATGCCGGATGGCCCCTGGGCATTTACTCCCTACCCTGACTCGATGGTGGGTACACACATAAGCAGTATAGTTGATACAGATCTGGTTGATGGTATCCTGCTTGGAACCGGTAGAGGAGTATTATTAAGGAAAAACAATGAGTATTTCAGTATGGTGGATAACTTGCCCTATACCATTACATCTAAATTAAAACTTAACGGGAATAATTTATACGCTGCAGTTAGACCGCAATCAAGCTTTATATCCTCTGAATCAGGAATTTACATTAGAAGGCTAAATCAACCATAAATAAACTGGAGTAGATATATGAAAAAAATCACTACGACTATTAGCCTGATCCTTGTCTTTATTATAAGCAAGAACGTAGTAGCTCAAAACTATCTTGATACATACAGAGCACTTCCAGGAATTAACGTTACGAATATAGATGGGATTGATTATGTACACCGTGAACAGAAATTACACGTTAAACTTGGCAGTTTAGACTACCTGCCTGAATTTGAGCGCTACCTGGAACCTCTGAGTGCGAGCATTTCACGTTCATTTAACATATAAAATTGGGGTGTTATTAAGCTCCAGGAAAATGCGGATATAAAATTGGCGATAGAGAGACTCAAGGAGAATCAACTTGTGGAGTTTGCTGAGCCGCTTGTGGTTGCTTTCGTGGGCGAGGCGGATGCGGCGGTCGGGGCCGATCAGGAAGGTCACGCGGCGGGTCAGCAGCCCGAAGAGGGTGCAGCCCCAGGCCCGGTGCACGGCGCCATCGGTATCGGAGACAAAGATCAACCGGCAACCGACCACCAACCAACGCCTGACAGAACCCCAACTCCGCGCCCTGCCAAAAACCCATTTTTTTACAGGGCTACAACTCATGCTCAGCCGTAGGGATCACTTGAAAGACATCGTTAAGGGCAGCCTGTCCCCTGCATCACAACACCAGGATAGCCATGTTAAATTATATTAAAACTAAATGGGGGGGGGTAACCCGATTGACTTTTACAACTGCTGCCCTTTTATTAAAAATGTTAATTCGTATGAAGAGGCCGGTCACAGTATTTCCGGCCGGAATACTTTGCCAAAACTTCTGAAAATGGGAGTTGAGCGCAAATGAACGATGGGTCAGCCTTAAACCGGCTCCATACCCTGTATTTATCAGACCCCAATATACCCCCCCTAACCAGCTTACCCGGAGTTATTCAACTTATTTAGATTAGGGCGGAAGCGATTATACTGTCTTTTGATGTCCTAAATGTGGTATTGAATACATTGCTGAATTTATCCGATTTATTCAAAAAGTAGAATAAAAATTGCCTAAAACCAAATCGGTTTACCTCTAGTTATTTTGACAACGGCTATTTTAAGCATGTTTCCAAGGCCTGATAGAAAGTAAAACGGAATAATCCAGATTATAAGTTAGTCTTTAATCCATGAAGAAATAAGTCCGGAACATTGTTAAAAAAATGCACTTGTCTAATAGCATGAAAACTCAGTATTGTTTTTCTCTGTTGTTTACTAATTCTATTAAATATGTTCAACATTAAATCATATAAATTCTGCATTTTTATCCTCCTCATTTTACTCATGATGGTAGCTATAAACAGTTGCAATGTTACCGATCCTCCCATACCTGAACCGGGAATTATTGAAGTTCCTACAGACGAACTCCCGGCGTGGTCGCCTGATGGGAAATATATTGCCTTTAACCACTTTAATCCCCATGCCGATGAAAACACCCACCCCTTCGGTCTTTATTTATTAAACCTGGAAACGGGTGAACGAACCTTAATAATTGAAGGGATTGCGCTTAGCCCCGATTGGAGTCCGGATGGTGAATGGATTGCGTTTAATAGCGGTGATATCTTTAAAATCCGTTCGGATGGAAGTGAATTAACACGGCTCACCGGGCAGGGAATGTCATTTTTGCCGAGATGGTCACCGGACGGGAATACGATTTCTTATGGTAGGTCTGGGAGTCAAGATGTTGTAGGGATCTGGTTTTTCCATCTGCCTGACTCAACATACCAGAGATTTGGATATGGTGCTTCGCCTGCCGTCTGGTCTCCCGATGGTACGCATATTGTTTATAGTGCTCTTGATCAGTTTGAAGACCCGGTTAGTGCACGAGGGCAGATTTGGGTTGCGGATACGGCCAATGCGGTAAATACCCAGTTAACAACCAACAAATATCGAAACCGGAATGCTTCGTGGAGCCCTGATGGGAATTGGATTGCTTGGCCATCGCATAAAGGTGGCCGTTCGTTCGGTTTGAATATTATGCAAGCTGATGGAAGTAATCAGGAAGAAATTTTTGCAATTGAGTTAAATAATCAATTGAGTTATGAAAATGGGTCATCATGGTCACCGGATTCAGAGCGTATCGTGTTCAGCAAACCCAACTCAGACGAAAGCAAAATCGTGTTATGGATCATTAATAGCGATGGGAGCGGCCTTGAACAACTAACCTTTTAAAACCCAAACAAATGTTTTATTTAAAATTACGTAAGAATTACATACGTTCTTTATTTTCTTTATTTATGGTTACAAGCTTTATAGGTTGCAATTTAACAGATACCTATGAACTTGATCCTGAAGTAGTATCGGTCCCGGCAGACGAGCACCCAGCATGGTCGCCTGATGGCAGGTATATTGCATTCAATCACATCAATCCCGCTGCTGATGAAAATACCAGTTCAAGAGGTCTTTATTTACTGAACCTTGAAAATGGAGAACGCAGACTGATAATCGAAGGCTCGGCCCGCAACCCCGACTGGAGCCCCGATGGAGAATGGATAATATTTAACAGCGGTGATATTTTTAAAATCCGGCCGAATGGAACCGAATTAACACGACTAACTGGCCAAGGAATGTCATTTTTTCCCAGATGGTCACCGGACGGGAACACTATTTCGTATGGGAAGTCCGGAACCGGTTCCGGGCTTTGGTTTTTTCATCTGCCTGATTCAACATACCAACGATTTGGTTTTGGTGCTTCGCCTGCTGACTGGTCTCCCGATGGTACGCATATTGTTTACAGCGCCCTTGATCAGTTTGAAGACCCGGTTAGTGCACGAGGGCAGATTTGGGTTGCGGATACGGCCAATACGGTAAGTACCCAGTTAACAACCAACAAATACCGTAACCGGCATGCTTCGTGGAGTCCGGATGGGAATTGGATTACCTGGCCTACAGATAAAGGTGGTCGTTCATCTGGCTTAAATGTAATGCGAGCAGATGGAAGCGGGCAAAAAGAACTTCTCGCAATTGAGCTTGACAATACGATAAACTTGAGGATAAGGCCATCCTGGTCACCGGATTCAGAGCGAATAGTATTTAGCAAACCCAATGCCGATGAAAGCAAAATTGTGTTATGGACCATTAACAGAGATAGGAGCGGTCTGGAACAACTAACATTTTAAAAAACAGGGAGGAGACCCTGCGACGGACTCCTCCCCTAATCGCTGTATTCCCGCCGGGAATGCTTTATCGATAATACAGAACACATAACCGAAACAGGATATACATCCATGAAAAATAAACTAAAAAATCGACGATTCAGAATATCAGTATGCTGTTGGATACTGTTATTTATGCCATATTGGATTACCAGCTATACTTTGGCTCAATCCGTTCAGGCAGATCAGGCAATACCAGGTTTGATTAACGTAAAATTCACCTCCGAAACGTTAGTAGAATCAAAATCAACACTTCAGTCTGCCAGTATTCTTAATCCTGAAATCCGTAATGTTTTGGAAACACGTGGATTTGAGCGTGGGGAAAGGATATTCCCTTATTTCGAATCCAGTGATACCTTGTCCGTTTCCAAACGCACAGGAGAACAAGTTGTTTTGCTGGATCTGTCAGGATGGTACACTATCCAGGTGGCTGATACGGTAAATATTAACAGATTGGCTGGGAATCTTATGGGAATGCCCGGAATTGAAGCGGCATCCCCGGAATATATTTTTGAATTAGATGAGGTGTTCCCGGATGATCCTAATTTTTTATCCAATGATCAATGGGGGTTATACAATTTTACCAATCCCGGAAATGATATACATGCCCCACAGGCCTGGGAGTTTAATACCGGCAGAAGTGACGTCACGATAGCGGTAATAGATGGTGGAATAGACCATAATCATGCTGATCTTGATCCGGGAGATCGCAATCGAATTATTATGGGATTAGATGTTACCACTTTTCCAATACCAAGTACCAATACTATGGATGATATTCCTGCTGGCTCAGTGGGGGCTGACCATGGTACAGCCGTTGCAGGAATAATCGGCGCGATAACCGATAATGGTCTTCAGGTGGCCGGGGTAATGTGGGATGTTAAAATATTACCGGTGAAAGTGATCCATTCATCCGGAAATCATTCGATACAGCAAAGTCACTTGGCAAATGGGGTATATTTCGCGACAGCACAAGGGGTAGATATAATTAATATGAGCATGAGCTCTGGTGCAAGTTCGTGGTGGCAGTTTACAAATCCATTAACGGAAGCATCATTGAACGCTTATAGAAGTGATATACTTTTCATTGGCTCTGCGGGAAATAATAATTCTTCTACCGTTAGATACCCTGCAGGATTTCCCTGGGTGATGGCGATTGGTGCTACAGATGAAGATGACATAAAAACAGACGTATCTAATTTCGGTAGCCATTAAGACGTGGTGGCTCCCGGTATTAATTATTATACCACAAGTAGAAATAATGCTGTAAGATCATTTGGGGGAACATCAGCGGCAGCACCGGTTGTTTCCGGTGTCGCGGGCTTAATTCTTTCTCAAAGCAAAGACCTGGAACTAAATCTGTCAAACGATGATATTCGTAATGTGATTCGGTTTACTGCGGATACAGTTGATGGTATGGGTGGCCAGAATTTTACTGACGAATACGGTTACGGCCGTGTCAACGCCTACGAAGCGCTCAAGTTTATCAGTGAACCTAATGTAGTTGAGCGTGGCTCCGTAACCGGAGGAAGTTCAACCATGTCTATGAACAACCATACACGTACATTTTACAGGGGTATGGGACTATTAGCGACGGGAGAATATTATAACAATAAACAGTACGAAGTAACCGGCTACGTCTCATTCAATGAATACTTCACAGAACCCCCAGCTGTATGGATTCGTGACAATGACTCAAATGGCTGGAGTAATGACAGCCCGAATATGCAAACTCCCTGGTTTGAGATTACAAACATAACCGAAACAGGTTTTAATTATCGAACTTATGTTTATCATATAGGTAGCAATTCTGCCGGCCAATCAATAAATGCATATCATCCGGTTTCGCCATCTAATGTAACCATTGAGTACA
This genomic stretch from Cyclonatronum proteinivorum harbors:
- a CDS encoding WD40/YVTN/BNR-like repeat-containing protein — translated: MRKFQLASLCVLPLFLAGCGIFGSDNSRAIPSDPDFVCTNSEPGTWSYLGIPGEMILSIAINPHNAGHILVGTSGSFSDGSQGKIFMSTDCGENWEQVWEGGNILEIHFNPKSPNEVFANPHGMIHSTDWGRSWSDRSNGLTEFLSFTSAVTTFAIDHEQPNRLYAGTQDLGGGLVFYTDNAGGNWQLIPAHQQEGPGVDLSKSAVLFIHTDPVNPGHVYVGNGPIMRSTDRGESWEMLRETDPNVIQTMAFSADHSKIFAMNTWRGFYEFNMPDGPWAFTPYPDSMVGTHISSIVDTDLVDGILLGTGRGVLLRKNNEYFSMVDNLPYTITSKLKLNGNNLYAAVRPQSSFISSESGIYIRRLNQP
- a CDS encoding peroxiredoxin family protein, producing the protein MIFVSDTDGAVHRAWGCTLFGLLTRRVTFLIGPDRRIRLAHESNHKRLSKLHKLILLESLYRQFYIRIFLELNNTPILYVK
- a CDS encoding PD40 domain-containing protein produces the protein MFNIKSYKFCIFILLILLMMVAINSCNVTDPPIPEPGIIEVPTDELPAWSPDGKYIAFNHFNPHADENTHPFGLYLLNLETGERTLIIEGIALSPDWSPDGEWIAFNSGDIFKIRSDGSELTRLTGQGMSFLPRWSPDGNTISYGRSGSQDVVGIWFFHLPDSTYQRFGYGASPAVWSPDGTHIVYSALDQFEDPVSARGQIWVADTANAVNTQLTTNKYRNRNASWSPDGNWIAWPSHKGGRSFGLNIMQADGSNQEEIFAIELNNQLSYENGSSWSPDSERIVFSKPNSDESKIVLWIINSDGSGLEQLTF
- a CDS encoding PD40 domain-containing protein, with amino-acid sequence MFYLKLRKNYIRSLFSLFMVTSFIGCNLTDTYELDPEVVSVPADEHPAWSPDGRYIAFNHINPAADENTSSRGLYLLNLENGERRLIIEGSARNPDWSPDGEWIIFNSGDIFKIRPNGTELTRLTGQGMSFFPRWSPDGNTISYGKSGTGSGLWFFHLPDSTYQRFGFGASPADWSPDGTHIVYSALDQFEDPVSARGQIWVADTANTVSTQLTTNKYRNRHASWSPDGNWITWPTDKGGRSSGLNVMRADGSGQKELLAIELDNTINLRIRPSWSPDSERIVFSKPNADESKIVLWTINRDRSGLEQLTF